One window from the genome of Euryarchaeota archaeon encodes:
- the nadC gene encoding carboxylating nicotinate-nucleotide diphosphorylase — MTKRDGSRVLRDLRRFLEEDAPRGDVTTKAVLGRTAAQAALRANEACVVAGLEEAAALFRLRRCRVKRTVRDGSRVSPGTKVLEATGDAAALLLCERLALNIVMRMSGIATATRKAVAKVRAANPHVEVAATRKTTPGFRWFEKRAVELGGGKSHRFDLSAAILVKENHADIAGGIGVAVRRAKRRHPGSNVEAEARDLDEAMEAAGAGAEWILLDNMGPAMGASVARRLKKAFPKVRIEVSGGITLQNVATRARYADRVSLGALTHSVRACDFSMDVRPVEGSARDRGGRTHRGERRKRAAKPG; from the coding sequence GTGACGAAACGCGACGGGAGCCGCGTCTTACGGGACCTCCGACGTTTCCTTGAGGAAGACGCCCCCCGCGGGGACGTCACGACCAAGGCCGTCTTGGGGCGTACAGCCGCGCAGGCCGCCCTACGGGCGAACGAAGCGTGTGTCGTGGCCGGCCTGGAAGAGGCCGCGGCGCTTTTCCGGCTGCGCCGATGCCGCGTCAAAAGGACGGTCCGTGACGGTAGCCGCGTGTCCCCAGGCACGAAGGTGCTCGAAGCGACGGGAGACGCGGCAGCACTCCTCCTATGCGAACGACTGGCCCTCAACATCGTGATGCGGATGAGCGGGATAGCAACTGCGACGAGGAAAGCGGTCGCGAAGGTGCGCGCCGCGAACCCGCATGTGGAGGTCGCGGCCACACGTAAGACCACGCCGGGCTTTCGGTGGTTCGAGAAAAGGGCCGTCGAACTGGGCGGCGGAAAAAGCCATCGCTTCGACCTTTCCGCCGCGATACTCGTCAAGGAGAACCACGCGGACATCGCTGGCGGCATAGGGGTGGCCGTGCGACGCGCCAAAAGGCGCCACCCTGGATCGAACGTTGAAGCGGAGGCGCGTGACCTCGACGAGGCGATGGAGGCGGCCGGCGCGGGCGCGGAGTGGATCCTGCTCGACAACATGGGACCGGCCATGGGCGCCTCCGTTGCCCGACGACTGAAGAAAGCATTCCCGAAGGTGAGAATCGAGGTCTCGGGCGGGATCACCCTTCAAAATGTCGCAACGAGGGCACGGTACGCGGATCGCGTCTCGCTTGGCGCCTTGACGCATAGTGTCCGCGCGTGCGACTTCTCCATGGACGTCCGACCGGTAGAGGGGAGCGCCCGCGACCGGGGGGGCCGGACACATCGCGGCGAAAGACGCAAACGGGCTGCAAAACCTGGGTAA
- the nadX gene encoding aspartate dehydrogenase: MRILVLGCGAIGAMLAREASKLPAIQAIWLFDQEPKRAGGLAETLPKTREAKIFKEALREVDLVVEAASQEAVAAYGPTVIGSGKDMMILSVGALADAKLESTLNALSATCGGRLYIPSGALAGLDALKSASVGELREVHLRTRKPPASLGLTGVEAAKVIYTGTAREAVKKYPKNVNVAAALSLAGIGFDRTQVSIIADPAVRRNTHVITVEGDFGRMELTIENEPHPGNPRTSKLAAYSAIALLRQLAGGKRVGT, encoded by the coding sequence GTGCGCATACTCGTGCTCGGATGCGGTGCCATAGGGGCGATGCTCGCCCGGGAAGCATCGAAGCTTCCCGCCATCCAGGCCATTTGGCTGTTCGATCAAGAACCGAAGCGGGCCGGCGGACTTGCCGAGACGCTTCCCAAGACGCGAGAGGCGAAGATATTCAAGGAGGCCCTGCGCGAGGTCGACCTCGTCGTGGAAGCTGCCTCGCAGGAGGCCGTCGCCGCCTACGGGCCGACGGTCATCGGTTCCGGCAAGGACATGATGATCCTTTCCGTCGGCGCCCTTGCCGACGCGAAACTGGAATCGACCCTCAACGCCCTGTCCGCGACATGCGGTGGTCGCCTTTACATCCCGTCCGGGGCCCTCGCTGGGCTCGATGCTCTGAAATCCGCAAGTGTCGGCGAGCTGCGGGAGGTGCATCTTCGGACGCGCAAACCGCCCGCTTCGTTAGGCCTGACCGGCGTCGAAGCCGCCAAAGTGATCTATACAGGGACCGCGCGGGAGGCCGTCAAGAAGTACCCGAAGAACGTGAACGTCGCAGCGGCGCTATCCCTCGCCGGCATCGGCTTCGACCGGACACAGGTCTCCATCATCGCCGACCCAGCGGTGCGGCGAAACACGCACGTGATTACCGTCGAGGGCGATTTTGGGAGGATGGAACTCACAATAGAGAACGAGCCGCACCCCGGCAACCCCAGGACGAGCAAGTTGGCCGCGTACAGCGCCATCGCCCTGTTGAGGCAGCTTGCCGGGGGAAAGCGCGTCGGGACGTGA
- the nadA gene encoding quinolinate synthase NadA → MTAATSEQVAAEAGRLYAKMGNVGWGEPECRMIAPLTLRINALKREKNAVIVAHSYQTPDIIYGVADYTDDSLGLSKYAAKTDADIIVFCGVRFMAETAKILNPTKTVLLPAPGAGCSLADSITGADVRALRQQYPDAAFVCYINTTAEVKAECDACVTSANAVKVITRLPQRRIVFLPDKYMAANLAPDTGKEIIPWNGTCIVHERFTGEAMKAHREAHPDVKILVHTESPPDVVANADMTGGTGDMIRYVKESAAQEFLLVTECGLSDRMRVEVPEKEFIGGCGLCPYMKMTDLRAVAKALEAPEPEQTIEVADDVRVRAKRCIDRMLELSA, encoded by the coding sequence ATGACCGCAGCCACAAGCGAACAGGTCGCCGCCGAGGCGGGCCGCCTATACGCGAAGATGGGCAACGTCGGCTGGGGCGAGCCGGAGTGCCGGATGATCGCGCCGCTCACGCTAAGGATCAATGCCTTGAAGCGCGAGAAGAACGCCGTGATAGTCGCGCACTCATATCAGACCCCGGACATCATCTATGGTGTGGCGGACTACACCGACGATTCGCTCGGCCTTTCGAAGTACGCCGCGAAGACGGACGCGGACATCATCGTCTTCTGCGGCGTGCGGTTCATGGCTGAGACAGCGAAGATACTCAACCCCACGAAGACGGTGCTCCTTCCTGCGCCTGGCGCCGGCTGCTCGCTCGCCGATTCGATCACGGGGGCCGACGTGCGGGCGCTGCGCCAGCAATACCCCGACGCGGCCTTCGTCTGCTACATCAACACCACGGCCGAAGTCAAGGCGGAGTGCGACGCGTGCGTCACGTCGGCGAACGCCGTCAAGGTGATCACACGCCTGCCGCAGAGAAGAATCGTTTTCCTCCCCGACAAGTACATGGCCGCGAACCTCGCGCCAGACACCGGCAAGGAGATAATCCCCTGGAACGGCACGTGCATCGTCCACGAACGCTTCACCGGCGAGGCGATGAAGGCGCACCGTGAGGCCCACCCCGACGTGAAAATCCTCGTCCACACCGAGTCGCCGCCCGATGTCGTCGCCAACGCCGACATGACCGGCGGCACGGGCGACATGATACGCTACGTGAAAGAGAGTGCGGCACAGGAGTTTCTCTTGGTCACCGAATGCGGCCTCTCGGACCGCATGCGAGTCGAGGTCCCGGAGAAGGAGTTCATCGGAGGGTGCGGACTCTGCCCGTACATGAAGATGACGGATCTCCGGGCTGTGGCGAAGGCGCTCGAAGCGCCGGAACCGGAGCAGACGATCGAGGTCGCAGACGACGTGCGCGTAAGGGCAAAGCGGTGCATCGACAGGATGTTGGAATTGAGCGCCTGA
- the tgtA gene encoding tRNA guanosine(15) transglycosylase TgtA — translation MFDIMKRDVLGRLGRMKTARGTVTTPTLLPVINPNKPTIPVSEMKRRFGVEMVITNSYIIRKSHPLTEAALKRGVAAAIGFDGPVMTDSGTFQSYIYGDVEVDNRTIVGFQRDIRSDIGTTLDIFTLPDTPLDEARRQMEETLKRAEEGASLKGEMLLAATVQGGTHPELRAECARRLQTIVADVHPIGGVVPMMEAQRYRELVQAIIASKRELDPSRPVHLFGAGHPMMLPMAVLLGCDLFDSAAYAKYAEDDRLIFSDGTHHLEDLEELACSCTTCASTTPAALKRMPKDERTRLLAEHNLHVTMSEVRGVRQAIREGRLWELAEERARVHPSLLSGFREIRKHADWLADESPRRWKGSFLYVGPDSLHRPEARLYRRRLMEEFDTRGRTEMLLLPRRTTPYTKHFGGLVANLDWTKTIPAVQTMFGPVPLELDETFPLAQCAEPDELEYEAAEGAWNVLTEFSPKRGVAVGRYDEERDGHLLSGTYAESDAFDTLRLKAVADMQLGRGAGEAMFAGALRIVRSKNTGKIRNVYDGAEFIASVRAADGFLNLHLAGAQRLIKRFPPSANRIMVNADSVEFNEKGKSVFAHFVTGIDPGLAPGDEVIVVGPGDRLVAVGELTLSPRELRFFKKGMAVKVREGAAQSNPGAEEDV, via the coding sequence ATGTTCGACATCATGAAGCGAGACGTCTTGGGCCGCCTCGGCCGCATGAAGACGGCGCGCGGGACGGTCACCACACCGACGCTTCTCCCGGTCATCAATCCGAACAAGCCCACGATCCCCGTTTCGGAGATGAAGCGCCGCTTCGGCGTCGAGATGGTGATCACGAATTCATACATCATCAGGAAATCGCACCCTCTCACGGAGGCCGCGTTGAAACGCGGAGTCGCGGCAGCGATCGGTTTCGACGGCCCGGTGATGACTGATAGCGGCACGTTCCAAAGCTACATCTACGGCGACGTCGAGGTGGACAACAGGACCATCGTGGGTTTCCAGCGCGACATCCGAAGCGACATCGGCACGACGCTCGACATCTTCACGCTGCCAGATACGCCGCTCGACGAGGCGCGGCGGCAGATGGAGGAGACGTTGAAGAGGGCGGAGGAGGGCGCTTCCCTCAAGGGCGAGATGCTTCTCGCGGCGACCGTCCAAGGCGGCACCCACCCGGAGCTACGCGCCGAATGCGCGCGGCGGCTTCAAACGATCGTGGCGGACGTACACCCGATCGGCGGCGTCGTGCCCATGATGGAGGCCCAACGCTATCGGGAACTCGTCCAGGCGATAATCGCGTCAAAGCGCGAACTCGACCCGTCCCGCCCGGTGCATCTATTCGGCGCGGGCCACCCGATGATGCTTCCCATGGCCGTGCTTCTTGGGTGCGACCTCTTCGATTCCGCGGCTTACGCGAAATACGCGGAGGACGACCGCCTCATATTCTCCGACGGGACCCATCATCTGGAGGATCTCGAGGAGTTGGCTTGCAGTTGCACTACTTGTGCCTCGACGACGCCGGCAGCGTTGAAGCGCATGCCCAAAGACGAGCGCACTCGTCTCCTCGCGGAGCACAACCTGCACGTCACGATGAGTGAGGTGCGCGGTGTCCGCCAAGCGATACGGGAGGGGCGCCTCTGGGAGCTCGCGGAGGAACGCGCCCGTGTCCACCCGTCGCTTCTGTCAGGATTTCGCGAGATACGCAAGCACGCCGATTGGCTTGCCGACGAATCGCCGCGCCGCTGGAAGGGGTCGTTCCTTTACGTGGGCCCCGATTCGCTCCACCGGCCGGAAGCGAGACTCTACCGTCGACGCCTCATGGAGGAATTCGATACCCGAGGCCGGACCGAGATGCTTCTCCTTCCCCGGCGCACGACCCCGTACACAAAGCATTTCGGAGGTCTTGTCGCCAATCTCGATTGGACCAAGACCATCCCCGCCGTACAGACGATGTTCGGCCCCGTCCCGCTCGAACTCGACGAGACCTTCCCCCTCGCCCAATGCGCCGAGCCAGACGAGCTCGAATACGAGGCGGCGGAAGGCGCATGGAACGTCCTCACGGAATTCTCGCCGAAGCGCGGCGTGGCCGTGGGACGCTACGATGAGGAACGCGATGGTCATCTCCTATCAGGCACATACGCGGAAAGCGACGCCTTCGACACGTTGAGGCTCAAAGCCGTCGCCGACATGCAGTTGGGGCGAGGCGCGGGCGAGGCGATGTTCGCGGGGGCCCTTCGGATCGTGCGCTCCAAGAACACAGGGAAGATCAGGAACGTCTACGACGGGGCGGAATTCATCGCATCGGTACGCGCGGCCGACGGGTTCCTGAACCTCCACCTCGCGGGAGCGCAACGCCTCATCAAGCGTTTTCCCCCGTCCGCGAATCGGATCATGGTGAACGCGGACAGCGTGGAGTTCAACGAGAAGGGGAAGAGCGTCTTCGCGCATTTCGTGACGGGCATAGACCCGGGCCTTGCGCCGGGCGATGAGGTCATCGTCGTCGGACCCGGGGATCGGCTTGTCGCGGTGGGCGAGTTGACGTTGAGCCCGCGCGAATTAAGGTTTTTCAAGAAAGGCATGGCGGTGAAGGTGCGAGAGGGCGCTGCCCAATCGAACCCCGGCGCCGAGGAAGACGTGTGA
- a CDS encoding nucleotidyltransferase domain-containing protein, which translates to MFRFRNMRFHSSLDGILVNRTALRVARLLVGNVGSEFTGREVAIRSKTSPANAIRELRRFEDNGLVERRVVGRAQVWKWKGAHYLTKPLRAAFLAEEGTLKALCTEIVRELGPDERVIKAVLFGSVARGDERAGSDIDLLVIARDERSVEAVRQRLDRLLERVSRSFGNSLAPIVYSAEEARRKNRPTLLVNVEREGVVLLDRTK; encoded by the coding sequence ATGTTTCGATTTCGAAACATGCGTTTCCATTCCTCGCTTGACGGCATACTCGTGAACCGCACGGCGCTACGCGTCGCGCGCCTCCTCGTCGGCAACGTGGGAAGCGAATTCACGGGCCGGGAGGTCGCCATTAGATCCAAGACGTCGCCCGCGAACGCGATCCGGGAGTTGCGCCGCTTCGAGGACAATGGACTCGTGGAGAGGCGCGTCGTGGGCCGGGCCCAGGTCTGGAAGTGGAAGGGCGCGCATTATCTCACGAAGCCGCTGCGGGCCGCCTTCTTGGCAGAGGAAGGCACCTTGAAGGCGCTCTGCACCGAGATCGTAAGGGAGCTGGGGCCCGACGAGCGCGTCATCAAGGCCGTGCTTTTTGGGTCCGTGGCACGAGGGGACGAGCGGGCCGGAAGCGACATCGATCTCCTCGTCATCGCCCGGGACGAGCGATCGGTCGAGGCCGTTCGCCAAAGGCTTGATCGCCTGCTCGAGCGCGTGTCGCGTTCTTTCGGGAACAGCCTCGCGCCCATCGTCTATTCCGCCGAGGAGGCGCGCCGAAAGAATCGGCCAACCCTATTGGTCAATGTCGAAAGGGAAGGAGTGGTGTTACTTGACCGGACGAAATGA
- a CDS encoding GTP cyclohydrolase I FolE2 has protein sequence MVLLPDVQALRANHELKLTRVGVTGVKKLVRVLRPGKRDYTVFTPTIDAFVDLPGTQRGIHMSRNLEAVNETLEKLVRDPSQSLEGLAGAIAEDLLQKHGYATVAEVRMLTDYFMKRRNPSGLSLYEPYALGARAVAIRGKKTWRTIGVEVVGMNACPCAMQTVRELMGEAWPETRKMPKEAPGPTHNQRNRTTLEVETHQLDAIDADELIELVESCQSAPTFEVLKRGDEAKLVLQAHGRPLFVEDIVREVLTEFAKKHGHLPDDTILVARCESEESIHKHNAFAERSVTLGDLKNGAA, from the coding sequence ATGGTCCTCCTTCCGGACGTCCAAGCGCTACGAGCGAACCACGAGTTGAAACTGACCCGTGTCGGCGTCACAGGGGTCAAGAAACTCGTGCGGGTGCTTCGGCCGGGAAAACGCGACTACACGGTCTTCACGCCGACCATCGACGCCTTCGTGGACCTTCCGGGGACCCAACGCGGCATACACATGTCGCGTAACCTCGAGGCGGTGAACGAGACCCTCGAAAAACTCGTTCGCGACCCCTCGCAGAGCCTCGAAGGCCTCGCGGGTGCGATCGCCGAAGACCTTCTCCAGAAACACGGCTACGCGACGGTCGCCGAAGTACGGATGCTCACGGATTATTTCATGAAACGCCGCAACCCCTCCGGCCTCTCGCTCTACGAACCCTACGCCCTTGGCGCCCGGGCGGTGGCTATCCGCGGAAAAAAGACGTGGAGAACCATCGGCGTGGAGGTCGTGGGGATGAACGCGTGCCCATGCGCCATGCAGACGGTGCGTGAGCTCATGGGCGAGGCGTGGCCCGAGACGCGCAAGATGCCGAAGGAAGCGCCGGGTCCGACGCATAATCAGCGCAACCGCACGACACTCGAAGTGGAGACGCATCAGTTGGACGCGATTGATGCGGACGAACTCATCGAACTTGTGGAAAGCTGCCAATCGGCGCCCACGTTCGAAGTGTTGAAGCGCGGGGACGAAGCTAAGCTTGTCCTTCAGGCCCACGGGAGACCCCTGTTCGTCGAGGACATCGTCCGTGAGGTGCTCACGGAGTTCGCGAAGAAACACGGTCACCTTCCCGACGACACGATCCTTGTGGCACGCTGCGAGAGCGAGGAATCGATCCACAAGCACAATGCGTTTGCCGAGAGAAGCGTGACACTCGGCGACTTGAAGAACGGGGCCGCCTAG